From the Alkalibacter rhizosphaerae genome, one window contains:
- a CDS encoding GntR family transcriptional regulator, whose translation MVVLEKIKKENNQSVGEYVYDTIKKNIINLNIKPGDRISEKEIADMLELSRTPVREAFIKLSKEGVVYVLPQRGTYISKIDLDQVEEARFIRGSLEKAVMGLAVKKGISKEYAKAIESSLKLQKKYIDNKEYEAFLEEDEAFHKLIFAATNKCRSWEVIEQVNTQYKRVRLLSFELYHSLETVYEQHVAIYEAIVTKDLKKAEEIVGEHVVKILADQLELQKKYPGYFKENEEKIQ comes from the coding sequence ATGGTGGTTTTGGAAAAAATTAAAAAAGAAAATAATCAATCGGTAGGGGAATATGTTTACGACACGATCAAAAAGAACATCATCAATCTGAACATAAAACCGGGAGACCGGATCAGCGAAAAAGAAATTGCCGATATGCTGGAATTGAGCAGGACCCCGGTTCGGGAAGCGTTCATCAAGCTGTCCAAAGAAGGGGTGGTCTATGTATTGCCCCAGCGGGGAACCTACATTTCCAAGATCGATCTGGACCAGGTGGAGGAAGCTCGATTCATTCGGGGCAGCTTGGAAAAGGCGGTCATGGGGTTGGCCGTAAAAAAGGGGATCTCCAAGGAGTATGCCAAAGCCATCGAAAGCAGCCTGAAACTTCAGAAGAAATACATCGACAATAAAGAATACGAAGCGTTTTTGGAAGAAGACGAGGCTTTCCACAAATTGATCTTCGCCGCAACCAACAAATGCCGCAGCTGGGAAGTCATCGAACAGGTGAACACCCAGTACAAAAGAGTGCGGCTGTTGAGCTTCGAACTCTACCATTCACTGGAAACAGTATACGAGCAGCATGTGGCCATTTATGAAGCCATCGTGACCAAGGATTTGAAGAAGGCAGAAGAGATCGTTGGGGAGCACGTGGTGAAAATATTGGCGGATCAACTGGAATTGCAAAAGAAATATCCGGGATACTTCAAGGAAAACGAGGAAAAGATTCAATAG
- a CDS encoding DUF1667 domain-containing protein, which produces MCGSGDQRSPTKHRHFRFGERGELPLASVRLTAPIPKDRIFDVMEAIKALTCTAPLRAGEVLIQDILGLGADVICTKEVDRIQQ; this is translated from the coding sequence ATTTGCGGATCAGGAGATCAACGATCCCCAACGAAACATCGCCACTTCCGTTTTGGTGAAAGGGGGGAACTCCCCCTGGCCAGTGTACGTCTGACTGCCCCCATCCCCAAAGACCGGATCTTCGACGTCATGGAAGCGATAAAGGCCTTGACCTGCACGGCTCCTCTTCGTGCTGGGGAGGTCTTGATCCAGGATATCCTGGGACTGGGAGCAGACGTGATCTGCACCAAGGAAGTGGACCGGATCCAACAATAG
- a CDS encoding NAD(P)/FAD-dependent oxidoreductase: protein MNTEKKQVVIIGGGPAGLAAAVALHDLGVKDLLIVEREKHLGGILRQCIHDGFGLTRFKESLSGPEYARRFIDEVEKRNISYITETTVIELTEDRIVRAASKKGLLTWQADAVVLSMGCRERTRGALQIPGERPGGVYTAGVAQSYINLYNTMVGKKVVILGSGDIGLIMARRLTLEGAKVEGVYEILPYPSGLERNVEQCLNDFGIPLHLSHTVTKIHGGRRVEGVTISQVDQERNPIPGKETYIPCDTLVLSVGLIPENELSKMAKVELDSRTNGPRVDASYQTSTPGIFAAGNVLHVHDLVDYVSMEAERLAKGVVDHLKGATSKESCIPVLAGEGITYVLPQQIGDDQEPLLSMRVQRPAENIAVVVRQGEKELARLELEEALPAEMIQILLDPEKIKSDQPMEVYVR, encoded by the coding sequence ATGAATACGGAGAAAAAGCAAGTCGTCATTATCGGCGGCGGGCCGGCAGGCCTGGCGGCAGCCGTTGCCCTTCATGATCTGGGCGTCAAGGACCTTCTCATTGTAGAACGGGAAAAGCACTTGGGAGGGATCCTTCGCCAGTGCATCCACGACGGGTTCGGTCTTACTCGATTCAAGGAGTCCTTGAGCGGGCCGGAATACGCCAGGCGCTTCATCGACGAAGTGGAAAAACGAAACATTTCCTATATAACGGAAACTACTGTCATCGAATTGACGGAAGACCGGATCGTACGGGCGGCTTCCAAGAAAGGACTGTTGACCTGGCAGGCCGATGCCGTCGTCTTGTCCATGGGATGCCGGGAGCGGACCCGGGGAGCCCTGCAGATCCCCGGGGAGCGTCCCGGGGGAGTCTATACGGCAGGCGTGGCCCAGTCCTACATCAATTTATACAATACCATGGTGGGCAAAAAGGTCGTCATCCTTGGTTCCGGCGACATTGGGCTTATTATGGCCAGACGACTGACTCTGGAAGGGGCGAAAGTGGAAGGGGTCTATGAGATCCTTCCATATCCCAGCGGACTGGAGCGCAATGTGGAACAGTGTCTCAACGATTTTGGCATCCCCCTCCATCTTTCCCACACGGTGACCAAGATCCATGGCGGGCGTAGGGTGGAAGGGGTGACCATCTCCCAGGTGGATCAAGAACGAAACCCCATTCCGGGAAAAGAGACTTATATTCCCTGCGACACCCTGGTCCTATCCGTAGGGTTGATCCCGGAAAATGAACTTTCCAAGATGGCCAAAGTGGAACTGGATTCCAGGACCAACGGGCCCAGGGTGGATGCATCCTACCAGACTTCCACACCGGGGATCTTTGCCGCCGGCAATGTGCTTCACGTCCACGACTTGGTGGACTATGTTTCCATGGAAGCGGAGCGTTTGGCAAAAGGAGTGGTGGATCATCTGAAAGGAGCCACTTCGAAAGAGTCCTGTATTCCGGTGTTGGCAGGAGAAGGCATCACCTACGTCCTTCCCCAACAGATCGGAGATGATCAAGAACCTTTGTTGTCCATGCGGGTACAACGCCCGGCCGAGAACATAGCTGTTGTTGTCCGGCAAGGGGAGAAAGAACTGGCCCGGTTGGAACTGGAGGAAGCCCTTCCGGCGGAGATGATCCAGATTCTTCTGGATCCTGAAAAAATCAAAAGCGATCAACCTATGGAGGTGTATGTCCGATGA
- a CDS encoding NAD(P)/FAD-dependent oxidoreductase, with product MKKYDVLVIGGGVVGSAIARELSRYQLKIGVLEKNPDVCLEMSARNSAVLHGGFAYEIGTNKAALCVEGCMEFDEVARELDVPFIRTGKVLVGNTPEDMESLKETLRIGKINGAVGLEIIDEKRLKELVPAVEGSFALLSPMSGILDPFQYTIGLAENAVKNGARYHLMREVTGIHREEDGTYKVETSKEDFRTKWVINAAGLGAVKISEMLGITGYKMGGTRGHYIVLDKAVGDLLPMPVYPVPSTTYMGIHVTPTVEGNVTVGPDADRVTDLANYGVEQHNMDYLVEDASTLWPHIHRKDFIRNYAGIQPTWLDREGPMKDFVIEAREDVPNTVNLIGIESPGLTAALPVARRAVQLLVEREKPEMNSNFDPTRKRIQRFAEATPEEQAELIRENPDYGEIICRCESVTKAEVLDAIHNPLGVETMIGMKYRTRSMMGRCQGGYCQMRIAQLLQEEKGLDVTQVLYAREESELFSGRVR from the coding sequence TTGAAAAAATATGACGTACTGGTCATCGGAGGCGGCGTGGTGGGCAGCGCCATAGCCAGGGAGCTGTCCCGTTATCAACTAAAGATCGGCGTGCTGGAGAAAAATCCCGATGTCTGCCTGGAGATGAGCGCCCGAAATTCGGCAGTGCTCCATGGCGGATTTGCTTACGAGATCGGTACCAACAAGGCTGCCCTCTGCGTGGAAGGCTGCATGGAATTCGACGAGGTGGCCCGGGAGCTAGATGTACCCTTCATAAGAACGGGGAAAGTATTGGTGGGAAACACACCGGAAGACATGGAAAGTTTAAAGGAGACCCTGCGGATCGGAAAGATCAACGGTGCCGTCGGGTTGGAGATCATCGACGAAAAGAGACTAAAAGAACTGGTACCGGCGGTGGAAGGATCCTTTGCCCTGCTATCTCCCATGAGTGGTATTCTTGATCCCTTTCAATACACCATCGGGTTGGCGGAAAATGCCGTGAAAAATGGCGCTCGCTATCATTTGATGCGGGAAGTGACGGGGATCCACAGGGAAGAGGACGGAACCTACAAGGTGGAAACATCAAAAGAAGATTTCCGGACCAAATGGGTGATCAATGCAGCCGGCCTGGGTGCCGTAAAAATATCGGAAATGCTGGGGATCACCGGCTATAAAATGGGTGGGACCCGGGGTCATTACATCGTCCTGGACAAAGCCGTTGGAGACCTGCTCCCCATGCCCGTCTATCCAGTGCCATCCACCACATATATGGGCATCCACGTGACGCCGACGGTGGAAGGAAATGTCACCGTAGGGCCGGACGCAGATCGGGTGACGGATTTGGCAAATTATGGCGTGGAACAGCACAACATGGATTATTTGGTGGAGGATGCCTCCACCTTATGGCCCCACATCCATCGGAAGGATTTCATCCGCAACTATGCCGGCATCCAGCCCACCTGGCTGGACCGGGAAGGGCCCATGAAGGATTTCGTCATCGAAGCGCGGGAAGATGTTCCAAACACAGTCAACTTGATCGGCATCGAATCCCCAGGTCTTACTGCGGCACTGCCGGTGGCAAGACGGGCGGTACAGTTGTTGGTGGAACGGGAAAAACCGGAAATGAACTCCAACTTTGATCCCACGAGAAAAAGGATCCAACGGTTTGCAGAAGCAACACCGGAAGAGCAGGCCGAATTGATCCGGGAAAATCCAGATTATGGTGAGATCATCTGCCGATGCGAGTCCGTGACCAAAGCGGAGGTGTTGGATGCCATCCACAACCCTCTGGGTGTGGAAACCATGATCGGCATGAAATATCGGACCCGTTCCATGATGGGCCGGTGCCAGGGTGGTTATTGCCAGATGCGGATCGCCCAGCTGCTTCAGGAAGAAAAAGGATTGGACGTCACCCAGGTGCTTTATGCCAGGGAGGAATCGGAATTGTTTTCAGGGAGGGTGCGATAA
- a CDS encoding FadR/GntR family transcriptional regulator yields the protein MKNKTLAEKAAQDLLSYIQEQQLGEGDRLPNEYDLSKRLGVGRNTVREGVRILASRNILRIKQGSGTFVSDQPGLVEDPLGFSFMEDRRKLVLDLMQVRLIVEPAIAALAAQNATEEDLVQLDRLCGEIEELIYAEKDFSEKDRAFHGKLAESTKNLVMKNLIPVIHQGVRVFSATVSAQEYEQTMETHRKILDAVKNRKAVEAEQAMRYHLLYNMRRFEQEDPTV from the coding sequence ATGAAAAACAAGACGTTGGCCGAGAAAGCGGCCCAGGATCTATTATCATACATACAGGAACAACAATTGGGAGAAGGGGACCGGTTGCCCAACGAGTACGACTTGTCCAAGCGGTTGGGTGTGGGCCGAAATACGGTCCGGGAAGGGGTCCGTATTTTGGCTTCCCGCAACATCCTTCGGATCAAGCAGGGTTCCGGCACTTTTGTATCGGACCAGCCGGGTCTGGTGGAGGATCCTCTGGGTTTTTCCTTTATGGAAGACCGGCGAAAGCTGGTGTTGGATCTGATGCAGGTTCGACTCATCGTGGAGCCGGCCATTGCCGCCCTGGCAGCCCAAAATGCCACAGAGGAAGACCTGGTGCAACTGGACCGTTTATGTGGTGAGATCGAAGAGTTGATCTATGCCGAAAAGGATTTTTCCGAAAAAGATCGGGCCTTTCACGGGAAGTTGGCGGAATCCACAAAGAATCTGGTCATGAAAAACCTGATCCCGGTCATCCATCAAGGGGTACGTGTTTTCTCCGCTACCGTCTCTGCCCAGGAGTATGAGCAGACCATGGAGACCCATCGAAAGATCTTGGATGCTGTGAAAAATCGGAAAGCGGTGGAGGCGGAACAGGCCATGCGGTATCATCTGCTCTACAACATGCGACGTTTCGAACAGGAAGATCCAACCGTCTAA
- a CDS encoding sensor domain-containing diguanylate cyclase yields MDYSNYTKEELIQWIEELQMLNRELLTQKEQEDKLDFAWTGNLGHWYLNFKTGNIVFNPLKASALGYSMDELPERIGYDFFTDKLYPDDYLPTMKAMKDHMDGKIPVYECEYRIYTKDGSVKWFFDRGKVTQRDEDGKALFAAGIVFDITDQKNKEEKLRVENELLEVESNTDPLTEIRNRGAIMEELDNQMKTSLFSKEKLHIAIFDIDHFKEINDTKGHVFGDTVLKEVAKILSGSIRGLDSVGRYGGEEFLVILPNTSKEGAEHAGERIRSRIEEHVFGEGVKVTISGGIAQYQMDSAESFINRADKKLYEAKKSGRNQVMG; encoded by the coding sequence ATGGATTACAGCAACTATACAAAAGAGGAATTGATCCAATGGATCGAAGAACTGCAGATGTTAAATCGTGAACTGTTGACTCAAAAAGAGCAGGAAGACAAGCTGGACTTTGCCTGGACGGGAAACCTGGGACACTGGTATCTGAATTTCAAAACGGGAAACATCGTTTTTAATCCACTGAAAGCCTCCGCATTGGGCTATTCCATGGATGAGTTGCCGGAGAGGATCGGCTATGATTTCTTCACCGACAAACTCTATCCAGACGATTATCTTCCCACTATGAAAGCCATGAAGGACCATATGGATGGCAAGATCCCTGTCTATGAATGCGAATACCGAATCTATACCAAGGACGGTTCCGTGAAATGGTTCTTCGATCGTGGAAAAGTGACACAGCGGGATGAGGATGGAAAAGCATTGTTTGCCGCAGGCATCGTTTTCGACATTACGGATCAAAAGAACAAGGAAGAAAAATTGCGGGTGGAGAACGAGTTGCTGGAAGTGGAAAGCAACACGGATCCTTTGACAGAAATTAGAAACCGGGGCGCCATCATGGAAGAATTGGACAATCAGATGAAAACTTCCTTGTTCTCCAAAGAGAAACTCCATATTGCCATTTTTGACATCGATCACTTTAAGGAGATCAACGATACCAAAGGCCATGTTTTTGGAGATACTGTATTAAAAGAAGTGGCAAAGATCCTTTCCGGCAGCATCCGGGGTTTGGATTCTGTAGGCCGTTATGGAGGAGAGGAATTCCTGGTGATCCTTCCAAACACCAGCAAAGAAGGCGCAGAACACGCGGGCGAGCGAATCCGTTCCCGCATCGAAGAACACGTATTTGGTGAAGGGGTCAAGGTAACGATCAGTGGCGGGATCGCACAATATCAGATGGACAGCGCAGAATCGTTTATCAATCGAGCGGACAAAAAATTGTATGAAGCCAAAAAATCCGGGCGAAACCAAGTGATGGGATGA
- a CDS encoding GNAT family N-acetyltransferase, whose protein sequence is MKDIRIMDGTIDDKESMFAFFSEVLTHTFRDNDIWDMQDDLKEEIEEKEAFFMESVLEPEKSRRFLLAKLDGDLIGCIAIGPANDSIIEGSKGRCAGWLEVGTVFVHPDHQKKGLADRMILEMEKMLKDQGMSHYVLDSGYPISKKIWTRRYGEPDYVMKDHWGEGADHLIWCVEL, encoded by the coding sequence ATGAAAGACATCCGGATCATGGATGGCACGATAGACGACAAGGAATCGATGTTTGCCTTCTTTTCTGAAGTGTTGACCCACACCTTTCGTGACAATGATATTTGGGACATGCAGGACGATCTGAAGGAAGAGATCGAAGAAAAAGAAGCGTTTTTTATGGAGTCGGTTCTTGAACCCGAAAAGAGCCGACGATTTCTATTGGCAAAACTGGACGGAGATCTCATTGGATGCATCGCCATAGGCCCTGCCAACGATTCCATCATCGAAGGATCAAAGGGACGATGTGCCGGTTGGTTGGAGGTAGGTACTGTATTCGTCCACCCGGATCACCAAAAGAAGGGACTGGCGGATCGAATGATCCTGGAAATGGAAAAGATGTTGAAAGACCAGGGCATGTCTCATTATGTGTTGGACAGTGGATATCCGATTTCAAAGAAGATCTGGACCAGACGATACGGCGAACCGGACTATGTCATGAAAGACCATTGGGGGGAAGGCGCAGATCATTTGATCTGGTGTGTGGAGCTTTGA
- a CDS encoding AEC family transporter, whose protein sequence is MIDIASLNQHFLVSLLIIVIGFVAGRIGLLKEEDKGTLSKILFNITLPALIIRSLQNDLDSSVLIMLIFGFGFGAFMTVVSWFIGRNKERSERGLYAMTLPGFNVGLFAFPLVEAIWGIPALVYVIMFDMGNAYIIFGSSYFFSKFYTGEPTKMSIKVLFSSLIHSVPFMTYNIALLFNLVGGKLPNLIMEVVGTLGSANTPVAFLLLGMSIKPSFDKDTLRILRNILLSRYVLGGAFGILMYLLLPIHPILSPLLLIVFLLPVSMTTLPYSVQLGYDVSFIGTVNSITIIFSYFVIWVVAVLSIM, encoded by the coding sequence ATGATCGACATCGCTTCGCTGAACCAGCATTTTTTAGTGTCTTTGCTTATCATAGTCATTGGGTTTGTGGCGGGAAGAATAGGACTTTTGAAAGAAGAGGACAAGGGGACCCTGTCCAAAATTTTGTTCAACATCACCTTGCCGGCGCTGATCATTCGGTCTCTGCAAAACGATCTGGACAGCTCCGTCTTGATTATGCTGATCTTTGGATTCGGGTTCGGTGCATTTATGACCGTGGTTTCCTGGTTCATCGGACGAAACAAGGAGCGGTCGGAACGGGGGCTTTATGCCATGACCCTGCCTGGTTTCAACGTGGGATTGTTTGCATTTCCACTGGTGGAGGCCATATGGGGGATCCCCGCACTGGTGTACGTCATTATGTTTGATATGGGCAACGCCTATATCATTTTTGGATCCAGCTATTTTTTCAGCAAATTCTATACGGGAGAACCGACGAAAATGAGCATCAAGGTTCTCTTCAGCAGTTTGATCCACTCCGTTCCTTTCATGACCTACAACATCGCCCTCCTCTTCAACCTGGTTGGTGGGAAGCTTCCAAACCTGATCATGGAAGTAGTGGGGACCCTGGGGAGTGCCAATACACCTGTTGCCTTCCTGCTTCTGGGGATGAGCATCAAGCCCAGTTTTGACAAGGATACTTTGCGGATCCTACGAAACATTCTGTTGAGCAGATATGTACTGGGAGGGGCTTTTGGAATTTTGATGTATCTGTTGTTGCCGATCCATCCCATTCTTTCACCATTGCTGCTGATCGTATTTTTGTTGCCGGTGAGCATGACCACCCTGCCTTATTCCGTGCAGCTGGGCTACGACGTTAGTTTCATCGGGACGGTGAACAGCATAACCATTATATTCAGCTATTTCGTCATCTGGGTGGTGGCGGTATTGTCTATCATGTAG
- a CDS encoding LacI family DNA-binding transcriptional regulator, whose product MNIYDIAKIAGVSHTTISRVINSKPGVKEETRERILKILDEYAYFPNSCAKGLASNKNKIIGILLIDVRNSHHTDTAFYIEESFAKLGYASIIAACGWDDSMQDEYLRVMASRNVEGLVLIGSRFQNDNAQKSIKKYFNDKPVVIANGYLPLDNVCGVLLEERKAVSQVVDHLVGKGHRNLAFINDNCTVSANNKQQGFLDGIQKNDLLWNEKNILDIHTRYYVSKEETEKLLREKPEITAIIYSEDILAVGGIKACYSLGLKIPEDISIIGFNDSIYSDISTPTITTIDNRTHDTGEYCSKALHSMLNGETVEPVYHLEPTFKIKESSL is encoded by the coding sequence ATGAATATTTATGACATTGCGAAAATAGCCGGTGTATCTCACACGACCATATCCAGGGTCATCAACAGCAAGCCTGGAGTGAAGGAAGAGACCCGGGAAAGAATTTTAAAGATTTTGGACGAGTACGCTTATTTTCCCAACAGCTGTGCCAAGGGACTGGCCAGCAATAAAAACAAGATCATCGGGATCTTGTTGATCGACGTGCGAAATTCTCACCACACGGATACAGCTTTTTACATCGAAGAATCTTTTGCCAAACTGGGATATGCCAGTATCATAGCCGCTTGCGGGTGGGATGACAGCATGCAGGATGAATACTTGCGGGTCATGGCCAGCAGAAATGTGGAAGGGTTGGTGCTCATCGGATCCCGGTTCCAAAACGACAATGCGCAAAAAAGCATCAAGAAATATTTCAACGACAAACCGGTGGTCATCGCCAACGGATATTTGCCTCTGGACAATGTCTGCGGCGTGTTGCTGGAGGAACGAAAAGCGGTATCTCAGGTGGTGGACCATCTGGTGGGAAAAGGGCATCGGAATCTGGCTTTCATAAATGACAACTGCACCGTCAGCGCCAACAACAAGCAGCAGGGATTTCTGGATGGGATCCAAAAGAACGATCTTTTGTGGAACGAAAAGAACATCTTGGATATCCATACCAGGTACTATGTCAGCAAGGAAGAAACGGAAAAGTTGCTGCGGGAAAAACCGGAGATCACCGCTATCATCTATTCGGAGGACATTTTGGCGGTAGGCGGGATCAAGGCCTGCTACAGCCTGGGGTTGAAGATCCCGGAGGATATTAGTATCATAGGATTCAACGATTCCATTTATTCGGACATCTCCACTCCCACCATCACCACCATTGACAACAGGACCCACGATACCGGGGAGTATTGCTCCAAAGCGCTCCATTCCATGTTGAACGGAGAGACGGTGGAACCGGTCTATCACTTGGAACCCACCTTCAAGATCAAGGAATCTTCCCTGTAA
- a CDS encoding TRAP transporter large permease — MTQIVLVTLFVLFIAIGVPISYVIGVIAFLGILLIPNLGGIVVFMKLFTGLGSFVLLAVPLFILAANLMNHGNISRQLIDFSNALVGHRRGGLAHANIIVSMIFAGVSGSSQADTAGVGKVLIPKMQESGYDDGTAVGVTAASSTLGSIIPPSITMVVFAGIANVSTGKLFLVGILPGIVLGLAMMVVVFFISRKRNFPRYEKVSLLDTAKLFMKSFPALMTPVIIIGGIVTGAYTATEAAAFACVYALFIGMFVYKTIKPRDLPEIMKETLKLSSLSLFALATANALGELLGYYNISTQAAEFFAGIPGGAPVFMLVVVAFFLFVGTFMDAVPAMILFVPVILPGALALGIDPAHLGLVVVMTLALGLVTPPYGLCLLIAGSIANIDVERSFHGVLPYFIIGVVVLIAVALLPDMVIAIPKIISPSYF, encoded by the coding sequence ATGACCCAGATCGTGCTAGTTACATTGTTCGTATTGTTTATAGCCATAGGGGTGCCCATTTCTTACGTGATCGGTGTCATCGCTTTTTTGGGGATCCTTCTGATCCCCAACCTTGGCGGGATCGTGGTCTTTATGAAACTTTTCACCGGTCTCGGTTCCTTTGTATTATTGGCAGTGCCCTTGTTTATACTGGCCGCCAACCTGATGAACCACGGTAATATATCCAGGCAGCTCATTGATTTTTCCAATGCCCTGGTTGGTCACCGGCGGGGAGGACTGGCCCATGCAAACATCATCGTATCCATGATTTTTGCCGGTGTCAGCGGATCTTCCCAAGCCGATACGGCAGGAGTGGGAAAAGTATTGATCCCGAAAATGCAGGAAAGCGGATATGACGATGGAACGGCAGTCGGGGTAACCGCCGCTTCGTCCACTCTGGGAAGCATTATTCCACCAAGCATCACCATGGTCGTTTTTGCCGGCATCGCCAACGTATCTACAGGCAAGTTGTTTCTCGTAGGGATCCTGCCCGGGATCGTATTGGGTTTGGCCATGATGGTGGTGGTATTTTTCATCAGCAGAAAACGAAATTTTCCCCGATATGAGAAAGTGTCTCTGTTGGATACAGCCAAGTTGTTCATGAAGAGCTTTCCTGCATTGATGACACCGGTCATCATTATCGGAGGGATCGTCACCGGAGCCTATACGGCAACGGAGGCGGCAGCCTTTGCCTGCGTATATGCTCTTTTCATCGGGATGTTCGTATACAAGACCATCAAACCCAGGGATCTTCCGGAGATCATGAAGGAAACCTTGAAACTGAGTTCCTTGTCCCTGTTTGCACTGGCTACCGCCAATGCATTAGGGGAGTTGTTGGGATATTACAACATATCCACCCAAGCGGCAGAGTTCTTTGCAGGGATCCCGGGAGGCGCACCCGTCTTCATGCTGGTGGTAGTGGCATTCTTCCTCTTTGTAGGAACCTTTATGGATGCAGTGCCGGCCATGATCCTGTTTGTACCGGTCATCCTTCCTGGTGCATTGGCCCTGGGCATCGATCCGGCTCACCTGGGATTGGTAGTGGTCATGACTTTGGCCTTAGGACTGGTCACGCCGCCTTACGGATTGTGCCTTTTGATAGCAGGTTCCATTGCCAATATCGATGTGGAAAGATCCTTTCATGGAGTATTGCCCTATTTCATTATTGGTGTGGTTGTTCTGATCGCGGTTGCATTGCTGCCGGACATGGTCATCGCCATTCCAAAGATCATCAGCCCCAGTTACTTCTAG
- a CDS encoding TRAP transporter small permease — MDKIAKKIQHVEIVLGTLFISIFFITILIQVASRYLGFSATWTGEVSTYSFTWAVFLGAGAMTYENKHFAFESLKDKLTPKKKEIVEMIISLIVLSFTVSILYFGVIITQKFWNYRWIDLPMMKMGYTWLCLPILGGTTTFYTLNRIVIAIKRIRKGVAQ; from the coding sequence ATGGATAAAATTGCAAAAAAAATCCAACATGTTGAAATAGTTTTGGGAACGCTATTCATCAGCATATTTTTTATTACGATCCTGATTCAAGTGGCCTCCAGGTATCTGGGGTTCTCTGCAACATGGACCGGAGAGGTTTCCACATATTCTTTCACCTGGGCGGTGTTTCTGGGTGCAGGTGCCATGACCTATGAAAACAAGCATTTTGCTTTTGAGTCGTTGAAAGACAAGCTCACTCCAAAGAAAAAAGAAATCGTCGAAATGATCATTTCTTTGATCGTACTGAGCTTCACCGTCTCTATTTTGTATTTTGGCGTCATTATCACCCAAAAGTTTTGGAATTATCGTTGGATCGATCTTCCCATGATGAAAATGGGTTATACCTGGTTGTGTCTGCCCATTCTGGGTGGGACGACAACCTTTTATACCCTTAATCGTATCGTCATCGCCATTAAACGCATTCGAAAGGGGGTAGCCCAATGA
- a CDS encoding TRAP transporter substrate-binding protein, with protein sequence MKKLFAVLIVVMMVFGLVACGQDSNDGGDQGSDGDNGGDSAEVITLRLAHNQTSLDNPYQFGLNKFAEELERLSGGTMVAEVFPGTLGTNESELAMKLTTDTVDVVVASPGFMSGTGVPEFDLLSLLYLFDSFEHWETTIDGEFGDTMKDLITEKTNNDFKVVGYYSSGVRNYYGKKPIVVPEDAAGLNIRLQGSPVQQEFWKKAGANPISVGWAELYQALNTGTADAAENDHTNMMLQSHHTTPNGKYTSLTNHDYTTRLLLMNGHTFDTFTEEQQGWILEAAEASVAEERAVTYRMLDESKAKILEEGGEINEVDLAKFKALALPIQDEYAQENGMEDLLELTRK encoded by the coding sequence ATGAAAAAATTATTTGCAGTATTGATCGTAGTAATGATGGTATTCGGCCTTGTCGCTTGTGGACAAGATTCCAACGACGGCGGAGACCAAGGATCTGATGGAGACAACGGCGGAGATTCCGCAGAAGTGATCACCCTTCGACTAGCCCACAACCAGACATCTTTGGACAACCCTTACCAATTTGGCCTGAACAAATTTGCGGAAGAGTTGGAGCGTTTGTCCGGTGGCACCATGGTAGCGGAAGTATTCCCGGGAACCTTGGGAACCAACGAAAGCGAATTGGCCATGAAATTGACAACGGATACCGTTGACGTGGTGGTTGCATCTCCGGGATTCATGTCTGGAACCGGCGTACCGGAATTCGACCTTTTGTCCCTGCTGTATCTGTTTGACAGCTTTGAGCATTGGGAAACCACCATTGACGGAGAATTTGGCGACACTATGAAAGACCTGATCACGGAAAAAACCAACAACGACTTCAAAGTTGTAGGATACTATTCTTCCGGCGTACGTAACTACTATGGCAAAAAGCCCATCGTCGTACCGGAAGATGCTGCAGGATTGAACATTCGTTTGCAGGGATCTCCTGTACAACAAGAGTTCTGGAAAAAAGCAGGAGCAAACCCCATCAGCGTTGGTTGGGCGGAATTGTATCAAGCATTGAACACAGGAACTGCTGACGCAGCAGAAAACGATCATACCAACATGATGCTGCAAAGTCACCACACAACTCCAAACGGAAAATACACTTCTTTGACAAATCACGATTATACCACTCGATTGTTGTTGATGAATGGTCATACATTTGATACATTTACAGAAGAGCAACAAGGTTGGATCCTGGAAGCGGCAGAAGCTTCTGTAGCCGAGGAAAGAGCAGTTACTTACCGAATGCTGGACGAATCCAAAGCAAAGATCCTTGAAGAAGGTGGAGAGATCAACGAAGTAGACCTAGCGAAATTCAAGGCGCTGGCTCTTCCGATCCAAGATGAATATGCCCAAGAAAACGGAATGGAAGATCTTCTGGAGCTGACAAGAAAATAA